One window from the genome of Vibrio vulnificus NBRC 15645 = ATCC 27562 encodes:
- the rimP gene encoding ribosome maturation factor RimP, giving the protein MTGLERQLTEMLESAVVASGYELVGLEFIRAGEHSTLRIYIDHENGITVEDCAEVSHQVSAVLDVEDPISVAYSLEVSSPGLDRPLFKPAHYEQFIGQEVNVVLKMAVANRRKWKGEIHSVDGEAITLTVDGQQEEFALSNISKANLIPKF; this is encoded by the coding sequence ATGACTGGTTTAGAAAGACAACTGACAGAGATGCTTGAATCGGCAGTCGTTGCATCCGGTTATGAGTTAGTTGGATTAGAATTTATTCGTGCGGGTGAACACTCGACGTTGCGTATTTACATCGATCATGAAAATGGCATTACCGTTGAAGACTGTGCGGAAGTAAGTCATCAAGTGAGTGCTGTGCTTGATGTTGAAGACCCAATTTCAGTGGCGTATAGCCTAGAAGTTTCTTCACCAGGTTTGGACAGACCACTTTTTAAACCTGCACATTATGAGCAGTTTATCGGTCAAGAAGTCAACGTTGTATTGAAAATGGCTGTAGCCAACCGTCGCAAATGGAAAGGTGAAATCCATTCTGTTGATGGTGAAGCCATTACACTGACGGTTGATGGTCAGCAAGAAGAATTCGCTTTGAGCAACATTTCCAAAGCTAACCTTATCCCTAAATTTTAG
- the nusA gene encoding transcription termination factor NusA codes for MSKEILAVAEAVSNEKAVPRERIFEALEIALATSTKKKYEIEIDVRVAIDRKTGEFVTFRRWLVVDEVENPTKEISFEAANYDDESVQLGDFIEEEIESVTFDRITTQTAKQVIVQKVREAERAQIVEQFIDNEGDLVTGVVKKVNRETVVLDLGNNAEAVILRDDQLPRENFRPGDRVRGLLYKVAPEARGFQLFITRSKPEMLAELFRVEVPEIAEEIIELKGAARDPGSRAKIAVKTNDRRIDPVGACVGMRGARVQAVSGELGGERIDIVLWDDNPAQFVINAMAPADVASIIVDEDAHSMDIAVEAGNLAQAIGRNGQNVRLASQLTGWELNVMTVEDLQKKHAEESQASIENFMKYLDIEEDFAQLLVEEGFSTLEEVAYVPVNELLEVEGLDEDLIEELRSRAKDALTTIALAREESFEGVEPAEDLLNLEGLEREMAFKLAAKGVASLEDLADQGIDDLEGIDGLTEERAGQLIMAARNICWFGEEA; via the coding sequence ATGAGTAAAGAAATTTTAGCGGTAGCAGAAGCGGTATCGAACGAGAAAGCGGTACCTCGTGAGCGTATCTTTGAAGCTTTGGAGATTGCTTTAGCGACTTCGACTAAGAAAAAATACGAAATCGAAATCGATGTACGTGTTGCTATCGACCGTAAAACAGGCGAATTCGTCACATTCCGTCGTTGGTTGGTGGTTGATGAAGTAGAAAACCCAACGAAAGAAATTTCGTTTGAAGCTGCTAACTACGACGATGAATCTGTTCAGCTTGGTGATTTCATTGAAGAAGAGATCGAGTCAGTAACGTTTGACCGTATCACTACTCAAACTGCAAAACAGGTTATTGTACAAAAAGTTCGCGAGGCAGAGCGTGCACAAATCGTTGAGCAGTTTATTGATAACGAAGGTGACCTAGTTACTGGTGTTGTGAAAAAAGTAAACCGTGAAACAGTGGTTCTTGATCTAGGCAACAACGCGGAAGCGGTAATTCTGCGCGATGACCAACTACCTCGTGAAAACTTCCGTCCGGGTGACCGTGTACGTGGTCTTCTATATAAAGTTGCACCAGAAGCACGAGGCTTCCAATTGTTCATCACGCGTTCTAAACCTGAAATGCTTGCTGAACTATTCCGCGTTGAAGTTCCTGAAATCGCAGAAGAAATCATTGAGCTTAAAGGCGCTGCACGCGATCCTGGTTCTCGTGCCAAAATCGCAGTGAAAACAAATGACAGACGTATTGATCCTGTTGGTGCGTGTGTCGGCATGCGTGGTGCGCGTGTTCAAGCGGTTTCTGGTGAGCTTGGTGGCGAGCGTATTGACATTGTGCTTTGGGACGATAACCCAGCTCAGTTCGTTATCAACGCGATGGCGCCAGCGGATGTTGCATCCATCATTGTTGATGAAGATGCCCACTCAATGGATATTGCTGTTGAAGCGGGTAACTTGGCGCAAGCTATCGGCCGTAACGGTCAGAACGTACGTCTAGCGTCTCAACTAACGGGTTGGGAACTGAACGTAATGACGGTTGAAGATCTGCAGAAGAAACACGCAGAAGAGTCTCAAGCGTCAATCGAAAACTTCATGAAATATCTAGATATCGAAGAAGACTTCGCTCAACTGCTTGTTGAAGAAGGTTTCTCGACACTAGAAGAAGTCGCATACGTACCAGTAAACGAGCTATTAGAAGTTGAAGGTCTGGATGAAGATCTAATCGAAGAGCTACGTAGCCGTGCGAAAGATGCACTAACCACGATCGCATTAGCTCGTGAAGAGTCATTCGAGGGTGTAGAGCCAGCAGAAGATCTACTAAATCTAGAAGGTCTTGAGCGTGAAATGGCATTCAAATTGGCTGCGAAAGGTGTTGCATCACTGGAAGATCTAGCAGACCAGGGCATCGATGATTTAGAAGGTATCGACGGTCTAACAGAAGAGCGTGCAGGTCAGTTGATCATGGCAGCACGTAATATCTGTTGGTTCGGAGAAGAAGCATAA